One Brassica napus cultivar Da-Ae chromosome A1, Da-Ae, whole genome shotgun sequence genomic region harbors:
- the LOC106360677 gene encoding beta carbonic anhydrase 6, mitochondrial isoform X2: MALTLCGRARRFVSATSVYSNGCLQRLQQTGSNRFQLGEAKAIRLLPRRTNMVQELGSREDFLQENRDTETSYDFLGEMRQRFLRFKRQKYLPQIEKFQALAVAQSPKVMVIGCADSRVCPSYVLGFQPGEAFTIRNVANLITPIQNGPTETNSALEFAVTTLQVENIIVMGHSNCGGIAALMNHQNHLEQPSSLVERWVMNGKAAKLRTQEASSHLSFDEQCRNCEKESIKDSVMNLITYPWIRDRVKSGEVKIHGCYYNLSDCSLEKWRLSSDKNSNEFYVSDKEIWN, translated from the exons ATGGCGTTAACACTAT GTGGAAGAGCTCGTCGCTTCGTCTCTGCAACATCAGTATATAGCAATGGTTGTCTTCAAAGA CTGCAACAAACCGGATCGAATCGGTTTCAGCTTGGTGAAGCAAAAGCAATAAGATTATTACCAAG gAGGACAAACATGGTTCAGGAATTGGGAAGTAGAGAAGATTTTTTGCAAGAAAACAGAGATACTGAGACAAGTTATGATTTTCTGGGTGAGATGAGACAGAGGTTTCTTAGATTCAAGAGACAAAAGTATTT ACCACAGATAGAGAAGTTTCAAGCTTTGGCCGTAGCTCAATCACCAAAG gtTATGGTGATAGGATGTGCAGATTCAAGGGTGTGTCCTTCTTATGTACTAGGTTTTCAACCTGGTGAAGCTTTTACTATCCGAAATGTTGCCAATCTCATCACGCCCATTCAG AATGGGCCAACAGAAACCAACTCAGCTCTTGAATTTGCAGTCACTACTCTTCAA GTTGAGAACATTATAGTAATGGGTCATAGCAATTGTGGAGGAATCGCAGCGCTTATGAACCATCAAAACCATCTAGAACAACCGTCTAG TTTGGTAGAGAGATGGGTCATGAATGGAAAAGCCGCCAAGTTAAGAACACAAGAAGCTTCATCACACTTAAGTTTTGATGAACAGTGCAGAAACTGTGAGAAG GAATCTATAAAAGATTCCGTGATGAATTTGATAACCTATCCATGGATAAGAGATAGAGTAAAGAGTGGTGAAGTCAAGATTCATGGATGTTATTACAATTTGTCAGATTGTAGTCTTGAGAAGTGGAGGCTCAGTTCAGACAAGAATAGCAATGAATTCTATGTTTCAGACAAAGAGATATGGAACTGA
- the LOC106360677 gene encoding beta carbonic anhydrase 6, mitochondrial isoform X1, with protein MALTLCGRARRFVSATSVYSNGCLQRLQQTGSNRFQLGEAKAIRLLPRRTNMVQELGSREDFLQENRDTETSYDFLGEMRQRFLRFKRQKYLPQIEKFQALAVAQSPKVMVIGCADSRVCPSYVLGFQPGEAFTIRNVANLITPIQNGPTETNSALEFAVTTLQVENIIVMGHSNCGGIAALMNHQNHLEQPSSFCVYSLVERWVMNGKAAKLRTQEASSHLSFDEQCRNCEKESIKDSVMNLITYPWIRDRVKSGEVKIHGCYYNLSDCSLEKWRLSSDKNSNEFYVSDKEIWN; from the exons ATGGCGTTAACACTAT GTGGAAGAGCTCGTCGCTTCGTCTCTGCAACATCAGTATATAGCAATGGTTGTCTTCAAAGA CTGCAACAAACCGGATCGAATCGGTTTCAGCTTGGTGAAGCAAAAGCAATAAGATTATTACCAAG gAGGACAAACATGGTTCAGGAATTGGGAAGTAGAGAAGATTTTTTGCAAGAAAACAGAGATACTGAGACAAGTTATGATTTTCTGGGTGAGATGAGACAGAGGTTTCTTAGATTCAAGAGACAAAAGTATTT ACCACAGATAGAGAAGTTTCAAGCTTTGGCCGTAGCTCAATCACCAAAG gtTATGGTGATAGGATGTGCAGATTCAAGGGTGTGTCCTTCTTATGTACTAGGTTTTCAACCTGGTGAAGCTTTTACTATCCGAAATGTTGCCAATCTCATCACGCCCATTCAG AATGGGCCAACAGAAACCAACTCAGCTCTTGAATTTGCAGTCACTACTCTTCAA GTTGAGAACATTATAGTAATGGGTCATAGCAATTGTGGAGGAATCGCAGCGCTTATGAACCATCAAAACCATCTAGAACAACCGTCTAG CTTTTGTGTGTATAGTTTGGTAGAGAGATGGGTCATGAATGGAAAAGCCGCCAAGTTAAGAACACAAGAAGCTTCATCACACTTAAGTTTTGATGAACAGTGCAGAAACTGTGAGAAG GAATCTATAAAAGATTCCGTGATGAATTTGATAACCTATCCATGGATAAGAGATAGAGTAAAGAGTGGTGAAGTCAAGATTCATGGATGTTATTACAATTTGTCAGATTGTAGTCTTGAGAAGTGGAGGCTCAGTTCAGACAAGAATAGCAATGAATTCTATGTTTCAGACAAAGAGATATGGAACTGA
- the LOC106360676 gene encoding uncharacterized protein LOC106360676, translating to MVFVTVHDFHSMCQKHCHYLLKKREHSSSSLGSADSFFKASRSEVLTLFMRSMLLALLFLSFTWLSLLKCETDSTAASKLVESDQHELLLPLLLNDLEKEGLFKLGDKALLLSGGDDEVTVTSYSQTVIETEVLFVSASDEETQSMVPSETFDFAFAHSRHIDSAEFLDRALKVGGILTVQLNLQDLPPNFLEHLNYEIVYMKSSEYTVMAMRKTEGKQEGTVAPGRKLLAITEEEAKKNALSKLEDVLLEPPRAASRKSRTYLKRTRYLPDLMGDTMDLGSYSRRVFIDVGNGKGSSGTEWFVKNYPTRNLKFEMYKIKTVNDEMSLESENMGMTEWLKENVKEEEYVVMKAEAEVVEEMMRSKSIKMVDELFLECKPKGLGLRGRKMQSKSGKAYWECLALYGKLRDEGVAVHQWWG from the coding sequence atggtgttTGTTACTGTCCATGACTTTCACTCCATGTGCCAAAAGCATTGTCACTACCTCTTGAAAAAAAGAGAACATTCAAGCTCTTCTCTGGGCTCTGCAGATTCTTTCTTCAAGGCTTCTCGTTCTGAAGTCTTGACTCTTTTTATGAGATCAATGCTTTTGGCTTTGTTGTTTCTTTCGTTTACTTGGTTGAGTCTGCTGAAGTGTGAAACTGATTCGACCGCTGCATCTAAGTTGGTTGAATCTGACCAACATGAGCTATTATTGCCTTTGCTTCTGAATGATTTAGAGAAGGAAGGTCTGTTTAAGCTTGGGGATAAAGCCCTCCTCCTTAGTGGAGGAGATGATGAGGTCACGGTTACTTCATACTCTCAAACAGTTATCGAAACCGAGGTGCTTTTCGTATCTGCAAGCGATGAGGAGACGCAGAGTATGGTCCCAAGCGAGACCTTTGATTTTGCATTTGCACATTCTCGTCACATTGACTCTGCTGAGTTTCTAGACCGGGCTCTCAAAGTCGGCGGCATCCTCACCGTCCAGCTCAACCTCCAGGATCTTCCTCCAAACTTCTTGGAACACTTAAACTACGAAATAGTCTACATGAAGAGCTCCGAGTACACGGTTATGGCGATGAGGAAAACAGAGGGAAAACAGGAGGGCACAGTGGCCCCCGGGAGAAAGCTTCTCGCTATCACAGAAGAAGAGGCCAAGAAAAATGCTTTGAGTAAGCTAGAGGATGTTCTCCTTGAACCACCAAGAGCAGCTTCGAGGAAATCAAGAACCTACTTGAAACGGACAAGGTACCTCCCAGACCTTATGGGGGACACCATGGACCTGGGGAGTTACTCAAGGCGAGTATTTATCGATGTGGGTAATGGAAAAGGAAGCAGTGGAACAGAATGGTTCGTTAAGAATTACCCAACAAGGAacctcaagtttgagatgtACAAGATTAAGACAGTGAACGATGAGATGAGCCTAGAATCTGAAAATATGGGGATGACCGAGTGGCTCAAAGAGAATGTGAAGGAGGAGGAATACGTGGTGATGAAGGCAGAGGCTGAAGTGGTGGAGGAGATGATGAGGAGCAAGTCCATAAAAATGGTGGATGAGCTTTTCTTGGAGTGCAAGCCAAAGGGTTTAGGGCTAAGGGGAAGGAAGATGCAGAGTAAGAGTGGTAAGGCTTATTGGGAGTGTTTGGCTCTATATGGCAAACTTAGAGATGAAGGTGTTGCGGTGCATCAATGGTGGGGTTGA